One window from the genome of Pelecanus crispus isolate bPelCri1 chromosome 13, bPelCri1.pri, whole genome shotgun sequence encodes:
- the TRMT2B gene encoding tRNA (uracil-5-)-methyltransferase homolog B, producing MSMVFLNPPPGVQLTCCFLGGRGWARCAACRGAAPLPPTTALSSALRLLCWQLRPSNAFLSSLPGRDRSLLTEKTTVAKWKKKRKAREGCNLPGSSWEERLANAVTPLWRLPYQEQLQVKYESQRKVLQTLASRLEELGIDAQKPGGLCCPLRPVVPSPIINGYRNKSTFSVNRGPDGNPKTVGLYVGTGRARNIVCVKANHMENIPPKHKQVAQCYEEFIRRSPLDPCILFHEGGHWRELVVRTTSHGHTMAIITFHPQELDQEALATQKALLKEFFTCGPGTACALTSLYFQESTMTRCTHEQSPFQLLHGEPHIFEEVLGLKFRISPDAFFQVNTGGAEVLYQAVGELCQAGGDTVLLDICCGTGTIGLSLAHQVSKVIGIEVVEKAIEDARWNAALNGISNCEFHSGKAEAVLPRLLSPWEDTRPLVAVVNPSRAGLHYSVVQAIRNCNSIRRLLYISCKPEGEAMRNFLELCCPPDPGKKLAGEPFAPVLAIPFDMFPHTVHCELVLLFTR from the exons ATGAGCATGGTGTTTCTCAACCCACCTCCAGGAGTGCAGCTGACGTGCTGCTTTTTGGGAGGCCGAGGGTGGGCTCGCTGTGCTGCTTGCAGGGGTGCGGcccctcttcctcctaccaCGGCTCTGTCCAGCGCATTgaggctgctgtgctggcagcttcGCCCTTCGAATGCTTTCCTGAGCAGCCTGCCTGGTCGGGACCGCAGCCTGCTGACGGAGAAGACGACAGTAGCGAAgtggaagaagaagagaaaggccAGGGAGGGCTGCAACCTGCCAGGTTCCTCCTGGGAGGAGAG GTTAGCGAACGCAGTGACTCCGCTGTGGAGACTTCCCTATCAAGAGCAGCTGCAG GTGAAGTATGAAAGCCAAAGGAAGGTTTTGCAGACACTGGCATCTCGTCTTGAGGAGCTGGGCATAGATGCGCAGAAACCTGGCGGGCTCTGCTGTCCTCTCCGGCCTGTAGTCCCTTCG cCCATCATTAATGGCTACCGAAACAAATCTACTTTCTCTGTGAATCGAGGACCGGATGGGAACCCCAAAACCGTGGGGTTGTATGTGGGAACTGGCAGAG CAAGAAATATTGTCTGTGTGAAAGCCAACCACATGGAGAACAtacccccaaaacacaaacaagtaGCCCAG TGCTATGAGGAGTTCATCCGTCGCTCCCCCCTGGACCCCTGCATCCTCTTCCATGAAGGCGGACACTGGCGGGAGCTTGTGGTACGCACCACCAGCCATGGCCACACCATGGCTATCATCACCTTCCACCCCCAGGAGCTGGACCAG GAGGCACTAGCTACTCAGAAAGCATTGCTTAAGGAGTTCTTCACGTGTGGTCCTGGAACAGCCTGTGCCTTGACTTCACTTTATTTCCAAGAAAG CACCATGACCCGCTGCACCCATGAGCAGTCGCCCTTCCAGCTCCTTCACGGAGAACCGCATATCTTTGAAGAAGTGCTCGGCCTGAAGTTTCGCATCTCTCCGGATGCCTTTTTCCAAGTAAACACGGGTGGAGCAGAAGTTCTGTACCAGGCAGTTGGGGAGCTGTGTCAAGCTGGTGGGGACACCGTCCTCCTCGACATCTGCTGTGGAACGG GCACAATTGGTCTCTCCCTGGCTCACCAGGTGTCCAAGGTTATTGGTATTGAGGTGGTGGAGAAGGCAATAGAGGATGCCAGGTGGAATGCAGCATTGAATG GAATTTCAAACTGTGAGTTTCACAGTGGAAAGGCAGAGGCCGTGTTACCGCGACTCCTGTCGCCGTGGGAGGATACCAGACCCCTTGTTGCTGTGGTGAACCCATCTCGGGCTGGGCTCC ATTATAGCGTTGTGCAAGCTATCCGAAACTGCAACTCCATCCGAAGGCTGCTCTACATCTCCTGCAAGCCAGAGGGTGAAGCTATGAGGAACTTTCTTGA GCTGTGCTGCCCACCTGACCCAGGGAAGAAGCTGGCTGGAGAGCCATTTGCCCCCGTGTTGGCTATACCTTTTGATATGTTTCCTCATACTGTTCATTGTGAGCTGGTGCTGCTGTTCACCCGCTGA
- the CENPI gene encoding centromere protein I yields MQRRRSSKTPKQPLQVLHHKTQTDLSAWRKGGRIDPEKSVQNHQSLNDQKNDSKQDSLEEALSYFETVQDRVSLKKNSVLQKHLTTVESIALQRGLPPEGFDVLLNVALSGKLADTVNTRLLKSLVPASVIPETSVVSSVSWLCVSKCSGNIQLLFLRWLITMFDFIDHKEQLHALYGFFFSFLQDEKMCPYVCHLLYLLTRKESVKPFRIRRLIDLQAKMGMQSHLQALLSLYKLFCPELVTITLPGKMKTYFKNSEGPWKAAINTVRRRNQNSPVSQPLFLGTAQPQSRKRKWNTQLIIPVRSKTKNNLEEDREKNRIDLYSTNESFPVEQLQTFSQLLQNIHHLEFPSQMGSVLTNPLLLHYMNCIKDESIYLRLYYWMGQTLQEECTWCVADNNQYEEEFKDFLETVYKTECFLQEGFSSCEEFLYKSLPLWDGFCCRSQILRLVSWIPLSNFSEMKSHLYDPLAQLFFTSSLYFKCSVLESLKELLLNWLNWHVIHLDSESDSQVHSLNTTLSGLVNVVAELIHFVGWISTVALRLENNPTFLLYFILDFYETVCDMYLRYNLPLLIMPPAGVFYPALLSMDSVSLNQLCYIMYRYRTNLVAAKENELSKKKMQQFKFSSQTYQEYNQYITAMVGCLWTSSAFQKDTHPQGLRMDDELLKKTTVQEFKTSFNIVYHPAMMGYAVLFLQQAWPDDTTFNFSLIKGKKWNWYLEYLYAQGLKGLKVFIESSINRVSQASHSKAGNVQV; encoded by the exons ATGCAGCGAAGACGGAGTTCTAAGACCCCAAAGCAGCCTCTGCAAGTTCTTCACCATAAAACTCAAACAGATCTCTCTGCATGGCGAAAAGGAGGGAGAATTGACCCTGAAAAAAGTGTGCAGAATCATCAGTCTCTTAATGAtcagaaaaatgacagcaagCAAGACTCCCTTGAGGAAGCTTTGAGCTACTTTGAGACAG TTCAAGACCGtgtttcactgaaaaagaaCAGTGTTCTACAGAAACACTTGACTACTGTGGAGAGCATTGCCCTGCAAAGAGGGTTACCCCCTGAAGGATTTGATGTATTGCTAAATGTGGCACTCAGTGGCAAACTTG ctgataCAGTGAATACTCGTTTACTGAAGAGCCTGGTTCCAGCCTCAGTAATACCAGAAACTTCTGTGGTTTCATCTGTATCTTGGCTCTGTGTCAGCAAATGCTCAGGCAACATCCAG CTACTTTTTTTAAGGTGGCTGATCACAATGTTTGACTTCATTGATCACAAGGAACAACTTCATGCCCTCTatggtttcttcttttccttcctgcaagATGAGAAGATG TGCCCCTATGTCTGCCACCTGCTCTACCTGCTGACCAGGAAAGAAAGTG TCAAGCCTTTTCGGATTAGGAGACTGATTGACCTCCAAGCAAAAATG GGAATGCAGTCTCATCTGCAGGCTCTGCTATCACTTTACAAACTCTTCTGTCCTGAGCTGGTAACCATAACACTTCCTGGGAAAATGAAG ACTTACTTCAAGAATTCGGAGGGCCCATGGAAAGCAGCAATTAACACAGTAAGGCGAAGAAACCAGAACTCTCCAGTGTCTCAGCCACTGTTTTTAGGCACAGCTCAACCTCAGTCACGAAAAAGG AAGTGGAATACCCAGTTGATTATACCTGTAAGgagtaaaaccaaaaataatttagaagagGACAGGGAAAAGAACCGTATTGATTTGTACAGTACAAATGAGTCTTTTCCAGTGGAGCAGCTGCAGACTTTTTCTCAGCTCCTACAAAATATTCACCATCTAGAG TTTCCTTCCCAGATGGGTTCAGTCCTAACAAACCCTTTATTGCTTCACTACATGAATTGCATCAAAGATGAATCTATTTACCTGAGGCTCTACTATTGGATGGGCCAGACTCTTCAGGAAG AATGCACCTGGTGTGTGGCTGATAATAACCAGTATGAAGAAGAATTCAAGGACTTCCTGGAAACTGTCTACAAGACAGAGTGTTTCTTGCAG GAGggattttcttcctgtgaagaGTTCCTGTATAAGAGCCTTCCTCTCTGGGATGGCTTCTGTTGTCGATCACAAATACTCAGACTTGTGAGCTGGATCCCCCTCAGCAACTTCTCTG aaatgaagtcACATCTCTATgatcccctggcacagctcttTTTCACATCGTCCCTTTACTTTAAG TGCAGTGTTCTTGAGAGCCTGAAAGAGCTGTTGCTGAACTGGTTAAATTGGCACGTGATTCATCTGGATTCAGAGTCTGACTCTCAAGTCCATTCTTT GAATACCACCCTGTCTGGACTAGTGAATGTGGTGGCTGAACTGATCCACTTTGTTGGGTGGATCTCTACTGTTGCATTGCGTTTGGAAAACAATCCTACTTTCTTGCTGTACTTCATCCTGGATTTCTATGAGACT GTGTGTGACATGTATCTGAGGTACAATCTGCCTTTGCTGATAATGCCTCCTGCTGGAGTATTCTACCCAGCGCTTCTCAGCATGGATTCTGTGAGCTTGAATCAGCTTTGCTACATTATGTACAG gtaTCGAACCAACTTGGtggctgcaaaagaaaatgagctgaGTAAAAAG AAAATGCAGCAATTCAAGTTCAGTAGCCAGACATACCAAGAGTACAACCAGTACATTACAGCTATGGTGGGTTGTCTGTGGACATCCAGTGCATTCCAGAAGGATACGCATCCTCAGGGTCTTCGTATGGATGATGAACTGCTGAAGAAAACGACAGTGCAGGAATTCAAAACCAGCTTTAACATTGTCTACCACCCAGCCATGATGGGCTATGCTGTCCTCTTCCTGCAGCAG GCTTGGCCAGATGATACCACCTTCAACTTCAGTTTAATTAAG GGAAAGAAGTGGAACTGGTATCTGGAATATCTCTATGCGCAAGGTTTAAAGGGCCTGAAGGTCTTTATTGAAAGCAGCATCAATCGTGTTTCCCAGGCCTCTCACAGCAAAGCAGGGAATGTGCAAGTATGA
- the TMEM35A gene encoding putative acetylcholine receptor chaperone, with product MASPRTITIVALSVALGLFFVFMGTIKLTPRLSRDAYNEMKRAYKSYVRALPMLKKIGVSSILLRKSIGALEVACGIVMTLVPGRPKDVANFLLLLLVLAVLFFHQLVGDPLKRYAHALVFGILLTCRLLIARQPEEQLPEKRILSVNGDEQPLIHEAAPEKGKMKVS from the exons ATGGCATCTCCCAGGACTATCACCATTGTTGCCCTCTCGGTGGCCCTGGGGCTCTTCTTCGTCTTTATGGGGACCATCAAACTGACCCCTCGGCTCAGCAGAGATGCCTACAATGAGATG AAACGAGCATACAAAAGCTACGTGCGGGCCCTCCCCATGCTAAAGAAGATAGGAGTCAGCTCCATCCTTCTCCGTAAGAGCATTGGTGCCCTAGAAGTGGCATGTGGCATTGTCATGACGCTGGTGCCTGGTCGCCCCAAAGACGTGGCCaactttctcctccttctccttgtgCTGGCTGTGCTCTTTTTCCACCAGCTAGTGGGGGATCCACTCAAGCGTTACGCCCATGCCCTAGTCTTTGGGATCCTGCTTACCTGTCGCCTGCTGATTGCCCGCCAACCTGAGGAGCAGCTGCCAGAAAAGAGGATCCTGTCAGTGAATGGGGATGAGCAGCCACTCATCCATGAAGCAGCTCCTGAGAAAGGCAAAATGAAGGTATCCTAG